One region of Archocentrus centrarchus isolate MPI-CPG fArcCen1 chromosome 6, fArcCen1, whole genome shotgun sequence genomic DNA includes:
- the cep152 gene encoding centrosomal protein of 152 kDa isoform X2, whose protein sequence is MMSIDFDSAALQTQQDEEEYDQEDYAREQELHKLLTDLPDDMLEDSIDSSSPDLEYTIRRNKNTGNSPQSSWTQQWSDHPRPAPHAQNYEEHYDEGSSNEYAYQDGAAHINGHQSHPQSQPLPHTWNQDHQFTQADYTCTSMGTEKMTETSDFSTEFESKPYPQGAGNHVEYNGERGYMNKQSHQFQSEVCDRGVNQYKVSYNHHHHHHHPAHQPKMFKPQSVEQEGQFNHLQREFLDSTQQNADREQLAQLQILNKAQQRQIEDLEQKLEDSRRNMRYLEHQFVIVKDEKDGLAVSLKEASRLIEEAKEREVQMQKKLKAVEQQVQILNEKDQENMKKQRVADAAVDSMKQQMLELCRSDTLSRAREQHDRDLAVIKEQHEAALLALQQKLDSSSQALNEQLDVGQKLREHVKLLERQREEEQLERARVVNALTQRLEESQQQSAKLLQTSSVQEMSQMQIKLQQAQSAKALSENMNKVLQEDMADLKEQIALYESAVKHGVIAIDLSSDWENQLSESCVDLGLKKTNRKNGMLQSTALAHLSDSKLPKDEALRLLRVEMQRCLGSLKGKRQKISQLQEELQQCQRRVNELQIELDEAKLNSSVRETSQMKHPDLTGDTQKELMRLQEDKKHLQEQVELLEKKSKELKESEEKLRSANSELCTKMREMIQELDQEKQEAAERSERIHQQYRDDVVNRVRTELMLEHDAQVEQLMAQHQQQVQQLQTQLSEANDKMLAVQECYISVCKEKDLLEESIRSREKEEVFIREESGTAMEKLRRELEAQHQASVMELKARWSKEKEAELQQQLNSHLASAEAAWKDKLQKMEETWVQRLEEAKTEKHRDIAEASCQIDENEVRLTISAEELDSRLSAQKQQLQLEAEKVRRKAVEEARKQVQRELQEKHLDDMAKQVEGAVTRAYNRWIEDLTSLPEYQAALLTEKEKWEQLQEKRTDQRVSQALKEAEEQGCGKHKNQQEENSSGVQRMEELQEELAALQSQLEQVTREQAALLKAELAAARAAWNRDKQQEMAIIQARSEQVYQAKLQEQCKKLEQTVHQAREDADLQNKELLLQMEAKLQQTVRAREEEWKCQHAEMELIQRQQIRDELQAELQAVLAEVQAQLLRDPKRDHQGTEDTQRTSGAKSEATITHIIQSSCRDMLKRAVAQAKKEWKTMSEENLSRVLKETQEQHAREIKKMQTVLSQRREQSHCRKECSETLSKLQKKNQELQRHLEKTCRQLQRSVREHKTAMQHLKDEHESSLQRVKEEHLQQLEEVKRAKESSGNFGQHQNLQQGLEEMKQQYLMTVEKIRGDMLRYLQESRERAAEMIRREVQRERQDTARKMRHYYLTCLQELLEDGGQSAGAEKKIMNAASKLAAMAKVLETPIKSKSGKNHSLPSRNAGFTKHLSTLTELPDFRPEERSQREMTCADSEQKSTTDGRTKPLSHLDIPASRKEETSVDVGVKPQIAYTNQPSYKPFNQMASPSHMDHVNVSVRCKSREIYMQGGDSRKAENQNQSKLVLIQDAPVRDDKQTEWSMTSADSDTDFQVPRLSYSGKKVEPVKPFSVSSVSASNIGEFGSLSPNVSDLTVYNEIAKNTPHTETFAHAKRSMHREPTPGSECEKEQGVWSRPLFSELRRCQQDSGFDSPSTNKNDK, encoded by the exons ATGATGTCTATTGATTTTGACAGTGCTGCGCTTCAAACCCAGCAAGATGAAGAAGAATACGACCAAGAGGACTACGCGAGAGAGCAAGAG cTACACAAGCTGCTCACAGACCTGCCTGATGACATGCTGGAAGACAGCATAGACTCCTCCTCCCCAGATCTGGAATATACTATACGCCGTAATAAAAACACTGGCAACAG CCCACAGTCCAGCTGGACTCAGCAATGGTCTGATCATCCAAGACCAGCTCCTCATGCACAG AACTATGAAGAGCACTATGATGAAGGCTCTAGCAATGAGTATGCATATCAGGATGGAGCTGCTCACATTAATGGACATCAGAGCCACCCTCAAAGTCAACCTCTGCCTCACACCTGGAACCAGGATCATCAGTTCACACAAGCAGATTATACATGCACAAGCATGGGCACAGAAAAAATGACAGAGACCAGTGATTTTTCCACTGAGTTTGAGTCTAAACCATATCCTCAGGGTGCTGGTAATCATGTGGAATATAATGGAGAAAGAGGATATATGAACAAGCAAAGCCACCAATTTCAA TCTGAAGTGTGTGACAGAGGTGTAAATCAGTACAAAGTCAGCtacaatcatcatcatcatcatcatcatcctgccCATCAGCCAAAGATGTTTAAGCCACAGTCTGTGGAGCAAGAAGGTCAATTCAACCATCTGCAGAGGGAGTTCCTTGACTCGACACAAC AAAATGCTGACAGGGAGCAGCTTGCCCAGCTGCAGATTTTGAACAAAGCTCAACAGAGGCAAATCGAAGACTTGGAGCAAAAACTTGAGGATTCACGGCGTAACATGAGATACCTCGAGCATCAGTTTGTAATCGTCAAAG ATGAAAAAGATGGCCTAGCAGTAAGTTTAAAGGAAGCGAGTCGATTGATTGAAGAAGCCAAGGAGAGAGAAGTCCAAATGCAAAAGAAGCTGAAGGCAGTGGAGCAGCAAGTGCAGATCCTCAACGAGAAAGACCAGGAG AACATGAAGAAGCAGAGGGTGGCAGATGCTGCAGTGGACAGCATGAAGCAACAGATGTTGGAGCTTTGTCGATCTGACACCCTGTCCAGAGCACGAGAACAGCATGATAGAGACCTGGCTGTCATAAAGGAACAGCATGAGGCTGCACTGTTAGCCCTACAGCAGAAGCTAGACTCCAGTTCTCAGGCTTTGAATGAACAG CTTGATGTTGGTCAGAAGTTACGGGAGCATGTGAAGCTGTTGGAGcgccagagagaagaagagcaaCTGGAGAGAGCCAGAGTGGTGAATGCTCTCACTCAGCGGCTTGAGGAGAGTCAACAACAATCTGCCAAGCTGCTGCAGACAA GTTCAGTGCAAGAGATGAgtcaaatgcaaatcaaactaCAGCAGGCACAGTCAGCCAAGGCACTGAGTGAGAACATGAACAAAGTTTTACAG GAGGATATGGCTGATTTGAAGGAGCAGATCGCCCTGTATGAGTCTGCGGTGAAACACGGTGTTATTGCAATAGACCTAAGCAGCGACTGGGAGAACCAGCTGTCTGAATCCTGTGTGGATCTAGGgttgaagaaaacaaacaggaaaaatggcatGCTTCAGAG TACTGCTCTGGCTCACCTGTCAGACTCTAAGCTGCCCAAGGATGAGGCTTTAAGGTTGTTACGAGTGGAGATGCAGCGCTGTCTGGGTAGTTTAAAGGGGAAGCGGCAGAAGATCAGTCAGCTGCAAGAGGAACTCCAGCAGTGTCAGCGTCGAGTGAATGAGCTGCAGATTGAGTTAGATGAAGCAAAACTCAACTCTTCA GTGAGAGAGACCAGCCAGATGAAACATCCAGACCTGACTGGAGACACTCAAAAAGAGTTGATGAGATTACAGGAGGACAAAAAACACTTGCAGGAACAAGTGGAG CTGCTAGAAAAGAAGAGTAAGGAGCTGAAAGAGAGCGAGGAAAAACTGAGGTCTGCCAATTCTGAGTTGTGCACCAAAATGAGGGAGATGATCCAGGAGCTCGACCAAGAAAAGCAAGAAGCTGCTGAGAG aTCTGAGCGGATTCATCAGCAGTATAGGGATGACGTTGTTAACAGGGTCAGAACAGAGCTCATGCTGGAACACGATGCTCAGGTAGAGCAGCTGATGgcacagcaccagcagcaggttCAGCAGTTGCA AACCCAGCTCTCTGAAGCTAATGATAAGATGTTGGCAGTACAAGAATGTTACATATCTGTCTGCAAGGAGAAGGACTTGCTTGAAGAAAGCATACGCagcagagagaaggaggaggtgtTCATCAGAGAAGAGAGTGGCACAGCTATGGAGAAGCTAAGACGTGAACTTGAGGCTCAGCATCAGGCCTCAGTAATGGAACTCAAAGCTCGCTGGTCTAAAGAGAAAGAGGCTGAGCTCCAGCAGCAATTGAATTCTCATTTAGCATCTGCGGAGGCTGCATGGAAGGATAAACTGCAAAAG ATGGAGGAGACTTGGGTTCAGAGGCTGGAGGAAGCtaagacagagaaacacagagatatTGCTGAGGCGAGCTGTCAGATCGATGAGAATGAGGTCAGGCTGACAATTTCTGCTGAGGAGCTGGACTCCAGGCTCAGTGCCcagaaacagcagctgcaaCTGGAAGCTGAAAAAGTCAGAAGAAAAGCTGTGGAGGAAGCCAGGAAACAAGTTCAGAGAGAGTTACAGGAGAAACACCTGGACGACATGGCTAAGCAA gtGGAAGGCGCAGTAACCAGAGCCTACAATCGCTGGATTGAGGATCTGACTTCATTGCCAGAATACCAAGCTGCTCTCctaacagagaaagagaaatgggAACAACTGCAAGAAAAACGCACAGACCAGCGG gtGTCCCAAGCCCTGAAGGAAGCAGAAGAGCAAGGGTGTGGGAAGCACAAGAACCAGCAGGAAGAGAACAGCTCTGGGGTACAAAGGATGGAGGAGCTGCAAGAGGAACTGGCAGCTCTCCAGAGCCAGCTGGAGCAAGTGACCAGAGAGCAAGCTGCCTTATTGAAAGCAGAGTTAGCTGCTGCAAGAGCAGCCTGGaacagagacaaacagcagGAGATGGCCATCATCCAGGCCCGCAGTGAGCAGGTGTACCAAGCCAAGCTACAAGAGCAGTGCAAAAAGCTGGAACAGACTGTGCACCAAGCCAGAGAGGATGCTGATCTCCAGAACAAGGAGCTGCTCCTGCAGATGGAGGCCAAGCTTCAGCAAACTGTGAGGGCTCGAGAAGAGGAGTGGAAATGCCAGCATGCAGAGATGGAGCTGATTCAGAGACAGCAGATAAGAGATGAATTACAAGCAGAGCTTCAGGCAGTGCTAGCAGAGGTCCAGGCCCAACTTCTCAGGGATCCTAAGAGAGATCACCAGGGTACTGAAGACACTCAGAGGACCAGCGGGGCCAAATCAGAGGCTACGATAACACACATCATCCAATCGTCATGCAGAGACATGTTGAAAAGAGCAGTAGCCCAGGCTAAGAAGGAGTGGAAAACA ATGAGTGAAGAGAATCTGAGCCGTGTGTTAAAGGAAACACAGGAACAGCATGCaagagaaatcaagaaaatgcAAA CTGTCTTATCCCAGCGGAGGGAACAATCTCATTGCAGGAAGGAGTGCAGTGAAACTCTAAGtaagctgcagaagaagaaccagGAGCTCCAGagacatttggagaaaacctgTCGGCAACTCCAGCGCAGTGTTAGAGAGCACAAAACTGCCATGCAGCATCTTAAAG ATGAGCATGAAAGCAGCTTACAAAGGGTAAAGGAGGAACATCTTCAACAGTTAGAGGAAGTGAAGCGAGCCAAAGAATCCTCAGG AAATTTTGGTCAGCATCAAAATCTTCAGCAAGGCCTGGAGGAGATGAAGCAGCAGTACCTGATGACTGTAGAAAAGATCAGAG GAGACATGTTGCGTTATCTCCAGGAAAGTCGAGAGCGTGCAGCCGAGATGATCCGCAGAGAGGTGCAGAGGGAGAGGCAGGATACTGCCAGAAAGATGCGGCACTATTATTTGACCTGTCTGCAGGAATTATTGGAAGATGGAGGACAGAGTGCAGG tgctgaaaagaaaataatgaatgcTGCAAGCAAGCTGGCAGCCATGGCCAAAGTGCTGGAGACACCTATCAAAAGTAAATCTGGAAAGAACCACAGTTTACCGA GTAGAAACGCAGGTTTCACTAAGCACCTGTCAACCCTTACTGAGCTTCCTGACTTCAGGCCAGAGGAgagatcccaaagggaaatgaCTTGTGCTGATTCAGAGCAGAAATCAACCACAGATGGGAGAACTAAACCTTTGAGCCACCTGGACATCCCTGCATCAAGGAAGGAGGAGACCTCTGTGGATGTAGGGGTGAAGCCCCAAATTGCTTACACCAACCAACCCTCTTACAAACCCTTTAATCAGATGGCTTCTCCATCCCACATGGATCACGTCAATGTTTCTGTAAGGTGTAAAAGCAGGGAGATCTACATGCAGGGAGGTGATTCGAGGAAAGCTGAAAACCAGAATCAGAGCAAACTTGTCCTCATCCAGGATGCTCCTGTTAGGGACGATAAACAGACGGAGTGGAGCATGACTAGTGCTGACTCTGACACAGACTTCCAAGTCCCCAGACTGTCCTACTCAGGAAAGAAAGTAGAACCTGTGAAACCCTTCTCTGTGTCTTCTGTATCAGCCAGCAATATAGGGGAGTTTGGCAGCCTCAGCCCCAATGTTTCTGACCTCACTGTTTATAATGAGATTGCCAAGAACACACCTCACACCGAGACATTTGCGCATGCAAAGAGGAGTATGCACAGAGAGCCTACACCTGGCTCTGAATGTGAGAAGGAGCAGGGAGTCTGGTCAAGGCCTCTTTTCTCTGAGTTGAGACGGTGCCAACAGGACAGCGGCTTTGACAGTCCCTCTAccaacaaaaatgacaaatga
- the cep152 gene encoding centrosomal protein of 152 kDa isoform X1 — protein sequence MMSIDFDSAALQTQQDEEEYDQEDYAREQELHKLLTDLPDDMLEDSIDSSSPDLEYTIRRNKNTGNSPQSSWTQQWSDHPRPAPHAQNYEEHYDEGSSNEYAYQDGAAHINGHQSHPQSQPLPHTWNQDHQFTQADYTCTSMGTEKMTETSDFSTEFESKPYPQGAGNHVEYNGERGYMNKQSHQFQSEVCDRGVNQYKVSYNHHHHHHHPAHQPKMFKPQSVEQEGQFNHLQREFLDSTQQNADREQLAQLQILNKAQQRQIEDLEQKLEDSRRNMRYLEHQFVIVKDEKDGLAVSLKEASRLIEEAKEREVQMQKKLKAVEQQVQILNEKDQENMKKQRVADAAVDSMKQQMLELCRSDTLSRAREQHDRDLAVIKEQHEAALLALQQKLDSSSQALNEQLDVGQKLREHVKLLERQREEEQLERARVVNALTQRLEESQQQSAKLLQTSSVQEMSQMQIKLQQAQSAKALSENMNKVLQEDMADLKEQIALYESAVKHGVIAIDLSSDWENQLSESCVDLGLKKTNRKNGMLQSTALAHLSDSKLPKDEALRLLRVEMQRCLGSLKGKRQKISQLQEELQQCQRRVNELQIELDEAKLNSSVRETSQMKHPDLTGDTQKELMRLQEDKKHLQEQVELLEKKSKELKESEEKLRSANSELCTKMREMIQELDQEKQEAAERSERIHQQYRDDVVNRVRTELMLEHDAQVEQLMAQHQQQVQQLQTQLSEANDKMLAVQECYISVCKEKDLLEESIRSREKEEVFIREESGTAMEKLRRELEAQHQASVMELKARWSKEKEAELQQQLNSHLASAEAAWKDKLQKMEETWVQRLEEAKTEKHRDIAEASCQIDENEVRLTISAEELDSRLSAQKQQLQLEAEKVRRKAVEEARKQVQRELQEKHLDDMAKQVEGAVTRAYNRWIEDLTSLPEYQAALLTEKEKWEQLQEKRTDQRVSQALKEAEEQGCGKHKNQQEENSSGVQRMEELQEELAALQSQLEQVTREQAALLKAELAAARAAWNRDKQQEMAIIQARSEQVYQAKLQEQCKKLEQTVHQAREDADLQNKELLLQMEAKLQQTVRAREEEWKCQHAEMELIQRQQIRDELQAELQAVLAEVQAQLLRDPKRDHQGTEDTQRTSGAKSEATITHIIQSSCRDMLKRAVAQAKKEWKTMSEENLSRVLKETQEQHAREIKKMQTVLSQRREQSHCRKECSETLSKLQKKNQELQRHLEKTCRQLQRSVREHKTAMQHLKDEHESSLQRVKEEHLQQLEEVKRAKESSGNFGQHQNLQQGLEEMKQQYLMTVEKIRGDMLRYLQESRERAAEMIRREVQRERQDTARKMRHYYLTCLQELLEDGGQSAGAEKKIMNAASKLAAMAKVLETPIKSKSGKNHSLPSCLTAVSTAGCPPGRNAGFTKHLSTLTELPDFRPEERSQREMTCADSEQKSTTDGRTKPLSHLDIPASRKEETSVDVGVKPQIAYTNQPSYKPFNQMASPSHMDHVNVSVRCKSREIYMQGGDSRKAENQNQSKLVLIQDAPVRDDKQTEWSMTSADSDTDFQVPRLSYSGKKVEPVKPFSVSSVSASNIGEFGSLSPNVSDLTVYNEIAKNTPHTETFAHAKRSMHREPTPGSECEKEQGVWSRPLFSELRRCQQDSGFDSPSTNKNDK from the exons ATGATGTCTATTGATTTTGACAGTGCTGCGCTTCAAACCCAGCAAGATGAAGAAGAATACGACCAAGAGGACTACGCGAGAGAGCAAGAG cTACACAAGCTGCTCACAGACCTGCCTGATGACATGCTGGAAGACAGCATAGACTCCTCCTCCCCAGATCTGGAATATACTATACGCCGTAATAAAAACACTGGCAACAG CCCACAGTCCAGCTGGACTCAGCAATGGTCTGATCATCCAAGACCAGCTCCTCATGCACAG AACTATGAAGAGCACTATGATGAAGGCTCTAGCAATGAGTATGCATATCAGGATGGAGCTGCTCACATTAATGGACATCAGAGCCACCCTCAAAGTCAACCTCTGCCTCACACCTGGAACCAGGATCATCAGTTCACACAAGCAGATTATACATGCACAAGCATGGGCACAGAAAAAATGACAGAGACCAGTGATTTTTCCACTGAGTTTGAGTCTAAACCATATCCTCAGGGTGCTGGTAATCATGTGGAATATAATGGAGAAAGAGGATATATGAACAAGCAAAGCCACCAATTTCAA TCTGAAGTGTGTGACAGAGGTGTAAATCAGTACAAAGTCAGCtacaatcatcatcatcatcatcatcatcctgccCATCAGCCAAAGATGTTTAAGCCACAGTCTGTGGAGCAAGAAGGTCAATTCAACCATCTGCAGAGGGAGTTCCTTGACTCGACACAAC AAAATGCTGACAGGGAGCAGCTTGCCCAGCTGCAGATTTTGAACAAAGCTCAACAGAGGCAAATCGAAGACTTGGAGCAAAAACTTGAGGATTCACGGCGTAACATGAGATACCTCGAGCATCAGTTTGTAATCGTCAAAG ATGAAAAAGATGGCCTAGCAGTAAGTTTAAAGGAAGCGAGTCGATTGATTGAAGAAGCCAAGGAGAGAGAAGTCCAAATGCAAAAGAAGCTGAAGGCAGTGGAGCAGCAAGTGCAGATCCTCAACGAGAAAGACCAGGAG AACATGAAGAAGCAGAGGGTGGCAGATGCTGCAGTGGACAGCATGAAGCAACAGATGTTGGAGCTTTGTCGATCTGACACCCTGTCCAGAGCACGAGAACAGCATGATAGAGACCTGGCTGTCATAAAGGAACAGCATGAGGCTGCACTGTTAGCCCTACAGCAGAAGCTAGACTCCAGTTCTCAGGCTTTGAATGAACAG CTTGATGTTGGTCAGAAGTTACGGGAGCATGTGAAGCTGTTGGAGcgccagagagaagaagagcaaCTGGAGAGAGCCAGAGTGGTGAATGCTCTCACTCAGCGGCTTGAGGAGAGTCAACAACAATCTGCCAAGCTGCTGCAGACAA GTTCAGTGCAAGAGATGAgtcaaatgcaaatcaaactaCAGCAGGCACAGTCAGCCAAGGCACTGAGTGAGAACATGAACAAAGTTTTACAG GAGGATATGGCTGATTTGAAGGAGCAGATCGCCCTGTATGAGTCTGCGGTGAAACACGGTGTTATTGCAATAGACCTAAGCAGCGACTGGGAGAACCAGCTGTCTGAATCCTGTGTGGATCTAGGgttgaagaaaacaaacaggaaaaatggcatGCTTCAGAG TACTGCTCTGGCTCACCTGTCAGACTCTAAGCTGCCCAAGGATGAGGCTTTAAGGTTGTTACGAGTGGAGATGCAGCGCTGTCTGGGTAGTTTAAAGGGGAAGCGGCAGAAGATCAGTCAGCTGCAAGAGGAACTCCAGCAGTGTCAGCGTCGAGTGAATGAGCTGCAGATTGAGTTAGATGAAGCAAAACTCAACTCTTCA GTGAGAGAGACCAGCCAGATGAAACATCCAGACCTGACTGGAGACACTCAAAAAGAGTTGATGAGATTACAGGAGGACAAAAAACACTTGCAGGAACAAGTGGAG CTGCTAGAAAAGAAGAGTAAGGAGCTGAAAGAGAGCGAGGAAAAACTGAGGTCTGCCAATTCTGAGTTGTGCACCAAAATGAGGGAGATGATCCAGGAGCTCGACCAAGAAAAGCAAGAAGCTGCTGAGAG aTCTGAGCGGATTCATCAGCAGTATAGGGATGACGTTGTTAACAGGGTCAGAACAGAGCTCATGCTGGAACACGATGCTCAGGTAGAGCAGCTGATGgcacagcaccagcagcaggttCAGCAGTTGCA AACCCAGCTCTCTGAAGCTAATGATAAGATGTTGGCAGTACAAGAATGTTACATATCTGTCTGCAAGGAGAAGGACTTGCTTGAAGAAAGCATACGCagcagagagaaggaggaggtgtTCATCAGAGAAGAGAGTGGCACAGCTATGGAGAAGCTAAGACGTGAACTTGAGGCTCAGCATCAGGCCTCAGTAATGGAACTCAAAGCTCGCTGGTCTAAAGAGAAAGAGGCTGAGCTCCAGCAGCAATTGAATTCTCATTTAGCATCTGCGGAGGCTGCATGGAAGGATAAACTGCAAAAG ATGGAGGAGACTTGGGTTCAGAGGCTGGAGGAAGCtaagacagagaaacacagagatatTGCTGAGGCGAGCTGTCAGATCGATGAGAATGAGGTCAGGCTGACAATTTCTGCTGAGGAGCTGGACTCCAGGCTCAGTGCCcagaaacagcagctgcaaCTGGAAGCTGAAAAAGTCAGAAGAAAAGCTGTGGAGGAAGCCAGGAAACAAGTTCAGAGAGAGTTACAGGAGAAACACCTGGACGACATGGCTAAGCAA gtGGAAGGCGCAGTAACCAGAGCCTACAATCGCTGGATTGAGGATCTGACTTCATTGCCAGAATACCAAGCTGCTCTCctaacagagaaagagaaatgggAACAACTGCAAGAAAAACGCACAGACCAGCGG gtGTCCCAAGCCCTGAAGGAAGCAGAAGAGCAAGGGTGTGGGAAGCACAAGAACCAGCAGGAAGAGAACAGCTCTGGGGTACAAAGGATGGAGGAGCTGCAAGAGGAACTGGCAGCTCTCCAGAGCCAGCTGGAGCAAGTGACCAGAGAGCAAGCTGCCTTATTGAAAGCAGAGTTAGCTGCTGCAAGAGCAGCCTGGaacagagacaaacagcagGAGATGGCCATCATCCAGGCCCGCAGTGAGCAGGTGTACCAAGCCAAGCTACAAGAGCAGTGCAAAAAGCTGGAACAGACTGTGCACCAAGCCAGAGAGGATGCTGATCTCCAGAACAAGGAGCTGCTCCTGCAGATGGAGGCCAAGCTTCAGCAAACTGTGAGGGCTCGAGAAGAGGAGTGGAAATGCCAGCATGCAGAGATGGAGCTGATTCAGAGACAGCAGATAAGAGATGAATTACAAGCAGAGCTTCAGGCAGTGCTAGCAGAGGTCCAGGCCCAACTTCTCAGGGATCCTAAGAGAGATCACCAGGGTACTGAAGACACTCAGAGGACCAGCGGGGCCAAATCAGAGGCTACGATAACACACATCATCCAATCGTCATGCAGAGACATGTTGAAAAGAGCAGTAGCCCAGGCTAAGAAGGAGTGGAAAACA ATGAGTGAAGAGAATCTGAGCCGTGTGTTAAAGGAAACACAGGAACAGCATGCaagagaaatcaagaaaatgcAAA CTGTCTTATCCCAGCGGAGGGAACAATCTCATTGCAGGAAGGAGTGCAGTGAAACTCTAAGtaagctgcagaagaagaaccagGAGCTCCAGagacatttggagaaaacctgTCGGCAACTCCAGCGCAGTGTTAGAGAGCACAAAACTGCCATGCAGCATCTTAAAG ATGAGCATGAAAGCAGCTTACAAAGGGTAAAGGAGGAACATCTTCAACAGTTAGAGGAAGTGAAGCGAGCCAAAGAATCCTCAGG AAATTTTGGTCAGCATCAAAATCTTCAGCAAGGCCTGGAGGAGATGAAGCAGCAGTACCTGATGACTGTAGAAAAGATCAGAG GAGACATGTTGCGTTATCTCCAGGAAAGTCGAGAGCGTGCAGCCGAGATGATCCGCAGAGAGGTGCAGAGGGAGAGGCAGGATACTGCCAGAAAGATGCGGCACTATTATTTGACCTGTCTGCAGGAATTATTGGAAGATGGAGGACAGAGTGCAGG tgctgaaaagaaaataatgaatgcTGCAAGCAAGCTGGCAGCCATGGCCAAAGTGCTGGAGACACCTATCAAAAGTAAATCTGGAAAGAACCACAGTTTACCGA GCTGTTTGACGGCCGTGTCCACCGCTGGTTGCCCTCCAGGTAGAAACGCAGGTTTCACTAAGCACCTGTCAACCCTTACTGAGCTTCCTGACTTCAGGCCAGAGGAgagatcccaaagggaaatgaCTTGTGCTGATTCAGAGCAGAAATCAACCACAGATGGGAGAACTAAACCTTTGAGCCACCTGGACATCCCTGCATCAAGGAAGGAGGAGACCTCTGTGGATGTAGGGGTGAAGCCCCAAATTGCTTACACCAACCAACCCTCTTACAAACCCTTTAATCAGATGGCTTCTCCATCCCACATGGATCACGTCAATGTTTCTGTAAGGTGTAAAAGCAGGGAGATCTACATGCAGGGAGGTGATTCGAGGAAAGCTGAAAACCAGAATCAGAGCAAACTTGTCCTCATCCAGGATGCTCCTGTTAGGGACGATAAACAGACGGAGTGGAGCATGACTAGTGCTGACTCTGACACAGACTTCCAAGTCCCCAGACTGTCCTACTCAGGAAAGAAAGTAGAACCTGTGAAACCCTTCTCTGTGTCTTCTGTATCAGCCAGCAATATAGGGGAGTTTGGCAGCCTCAGCCCCAATGTTTCTGACCTCACTGTTTATAATGAGATTGCCAAGAACACACCTCACACCGAGACATTTGCGCATGCAAAGAGGAGTATGCACAGAGAGCCTACACCTGGCTCTGAATGTGAGAAGGAGCAGGGAGTCTGGTCAAGGCCTCTTTTCTCTGAGTTGAGACGGTGCCAACAGGACAGCGGCTTTGACAGTCCCTCTAccaacaaaaatgacaaatga